One Malassezia restricta chromosome III, complete sequence DNA segment encodes these proteins:
- a CDS encoding DUF500 domain protein: protein MSWDNWKEKAWSTAKKIETKAWRTVDPIGHWTNKQIGRLGLEAFYPTQLDGEIDKAARIVTNFTSKGEAAVPSDQDGEYKDGQVNDEYAARKTQKVLYNIPAPVLRGAKGVAIFTVFRSGLGISGAGGSGIVMSRYENGDWGAPSGILVHTVGWGLMVGVDVYDVVLVLRTQEAVNAFKYPKISIGGELSVAAGPVGNGAIVDSGLEASPCLSYVKSKGLYAGAQLDGSIFLTRSDENARYYNYPGIPIETILDNKLPKHQIPYTCKSVWQALYVAEGRPDYMGTDAIPEGPSPGNYEATDEEKAALAKEQDGTSTSSAPILPPPRRVSKAAEAEKDREPAARQPPPPPYDASHSK from the exons ATGTCGTGGGACAATTGGAAAGAAAAGGCGTGGTCGACGG CCAAGAAGATTGAGACCAAGGCATGGCGGACGGTTGACCCCATAGGCCATTGGACCAACAAGCAAATTGGCCGGCTGGGGCTCGAGGCCTTTTATCCGACGCAGTTGGATGGCGAGATTGACAAGGCTGCTCGCATTGTCACCAACTTTACTTCGAAGGGCGAAGCTGCTGTACCGAGTGACCAAGATGGTGAGTACAAGGACGGCCAAGTCAATGATGAGTATGCGGCTCGCAAGACGCAAAAGGTGCTTTACAACATTCCGGCTCCCGTGTTACGTGGCGCCAAGGGTGTGGCCATCTTTACCGTGTTTCGCTCCGGCCTCGGTATTTCTGGTGCGGGTGGATCGGGTATCGTCATGTCGCGCTACGAAAACGGCGACTGGGGCGCACCGTCCGGTATTCTCGTCCACACAGTCGGCTGGGGCCTGATGGTCGGTGTGGATGTGTACGATGTCGTCCttgtgctgcgcacgcaggAGGCTGTGAACGCATTTAAGTATCCCAAAATCAGCATCGGTGGTGAACTATCTGTGGCAGCTGGTCCCGTCGGCAATGGTGCGATTGTCGACTCGGGTCTGGAAGCTTCGCCGTGCCTGTCGTATGTCAAATCCAAGGGCCTCTATGCTGGTGCACAGCTTGACGGCTCGATTTTCCTTACGCGCTCTGATGAGAACGCGCGTTACTACAACTATCCTGGCATTCCGATCGAGACCATTCTCGACAACAAGCTGCCCAAACACCAGATTCCCTACACGTGCAAGTCCGTGTGGCAGGCGCTGTACGTGGCTGAGGGACGTCCTGACTACATGGGCACAGATGCTATTCCTGAGGGTCCATCGCCAGGTAACTATGAGGCCACAGATGAAGAAAAGGCGGCGTTGGCGAAGGAGCAGGACGGCAcaagcacatcgtccgCGCCTATTCTTCCGCCGCCCCGCCGGGTGTCCAAGGCAGCCGAGGCCGAAAAGGACCGAGAACCAGCAGCACGACagcc
- a CDS encoding S-formylglutathione hydrolase — translation MSLSIVSQNKVFSGLLTKYSFLSSVLGGLEAKMNVFVPKEASASNKVPVLYYLSGLTCTEDNAAQKGHLFEAASQKQIAIVFPDTSPRGANIPGENDSWDFGTGAGFYVNATREPWSKHYNMYDHVLKEIPDVIAKNEIPIDVSRASILGHSMGGHGALVLYLREQGTFRSASAFAPICHPTNCDTGKKMIQGYLAGGIDEGKQYDASILLSQQDKTRPLQILVDCGLADNFYQQQQLQPEALVDAAFKSGVDTSRIQLRLHEGYDHSCTYEQTNMRLLCEHLCC, via the coding sequence ATGAGTCTTTCTATCGTATCGCAAAATAAAGTGTTCTCTGGCTTGCTCACCAAGTACTCGTTCCTATCGAGCGTGCTAGGCGGCCTCGAGGCCAAGATGAACGTATTTGTACCGAAGGAGGCGAGTGCGTCGAACAAGGTGCCCGTGCTGTACTACCTTTCGGGCCTCACATGCACCGAGGACAATGCAGCTCAAAAGGGCCACCTATTCGAGGCAGCTTCCCAGAAGCAGATCGCTATCGTATTTCCTGACACGAGTCCGCGTGGCGCCAACATTCCCGGCGAAAACGATAGCTGGGACTTTGGCACGGGCGCGGGCTTTTACGTGAATGCGACGCGTGAGCCTTGGAGCAAGCACTACAACATGTATGATCACGTTCTGAAAGAAATTCCCGACGTCATTGCCAAGAATGAGATCCCTATCGACGTTTCGCGCGCTTCTATCCTCGGTCACTCCATGGGTGGCCACGGTGCCCTGGTCCTCTATCTGCGCGAACAGGGCACATTCCGCTCGGCGTCGGCATTTGCGCCTATTTGCCACCCAACCAACTGCGACACGGGCAAAAAGATGATCCAGGGGTACTTGGCaggcggcatcgacgagggAAAACAGTACGACGCTAGTATTTTGTTGAGCCAGCAGGACAAGACCCGCCCCCTGCAGATTCTCGTGGACTGCGGTCTGGCAGACAACTTTtaccagcagcagcaactGCAGCcagaggcgctcgtcgatgctgcTTTCAAGAGCGGTGTAGACACCTCGCGCATTCAGCTTCGGCTGCATGAAGGTTATGACCACAGCTGTACGTATGAGCAGACTAACATGAGATTACTTTGTGAGCACCTTtgctgctga
- a CDS encoding DnaJ domain protein yields the protein MRVLLFLAVLVVCLVGTKAANDWSHTDIEMFEIQAALEKAEGEGVNFYSFLGLTPSASMSDIRKAYRQRSLEWHPDKNPNAAEVHQRFERLGRIHSILRDERRDRYNHFLSFGFPKWRGTGYYYSRYRPGLPLILSVLLLLSVGVQLAVKKSQWRKSQRRYENLCRSALAAAWGPAFQTPLAPSSKPRPAEKKVRVPMHGYFDMPPAPREADITAGTVNWDREADKVREALHAPSPETDDEVPLIELVVFGDGSLALYEAATRELIPLEPVLDSDMPTLMSTWPFQLWKKLAGSREVAPEAVPEQATEPIAEPTAEPTTNTSAISKKEAKRRKRAGKT from the coding sequence ATGCGCGTGTTGCTATTCTtggccgtgctcgtcgtATGCTTGGTGGGCACCAAGGCCGCTAATGACTGGTCTCATACGGACATCGAGATGTTTGAGATCCAGGCAGCACTTGAGAAGGCGGAGGGCGAAGGGGTCAACTTTTACTCGTTCTTAGGGCTCACGCCGTCGGCATCCATGTCCGACATTCGCAAGGCGTATCGCCAGCGCAGTCTTGAGTGGCACCCTGACAAAAACCCCAATGCAGCCGAAGTCCACCAGCGGTTTGAGCGTCTGGGTCGTATTCACAGTATTTTGCGTGATGAGCGTCGCGACCGATACAATCACTTTCTGTCGTTCGGATTCCCCAAATGGCGTGGCACTGGGTACTACTACTCTCGCTACCGTCCTGGACTGCCTCTGATTCTTTCTGTGCTGCTCCTGTTATCTGTGGGTGTGCAACTCGCGGTCAAAAAGTCACAATGGCGCAAGAGCCAGCGGCGTTATGAAAACTTATGCCGCAGTGCCCTCGCCGCTGCCTGGGGCCCGGCATTCCAGACGCCTCTGGCCCCTTCATCCAAGCCACGGCCGGCGGAGAAAAAAGTTAGGGTCCCGATGCACGGTTACTTCGACATGCCTCCCGCACCCAGGGAAGCGGATATTACCGCCGGCACGGTGAACTGGGACAGGGAGGCAGACAAGGTGCGTGAAGCGCTCCATGCTCCTTCGCCGGAGACAGATGACGAAGTTCCCTTGATTGAGCTGGTTGTATTTGGTGACGGCAGCCTGGCCCTCTATGAAGCTGCGACACGCGAGCTCATTCCCCTGGAGCCTGTGCTGGACTCGGACATGCCCACTCTCATGTCCACATGGCCCTTTCAGTTGTGGAAGAAGCTGGCCGGGTCCCGCGAAGTGGCGCCTGAGGCTGTGCCAGAACAGGCAACTGAACCGATCGCTGAACCGACCGCTGAACCGACTACCAACACGAGTGCTATCTCCAAAAAGGAAGCCAAGCGCCGTAAGCGTGCTGGCAAAACATAA
- a CDS encoding prenyl protein peptidase — translation MHTASALACSSYATIYVGSLYVLPRIFAWLRRKPCAKHRRRDDPPVIKQRLVSVCVATVIDLLVTASLIGRTTVLPVKQPFRALHILSLMGLPFPHPTFLTSRYLPLEPSFPSFVTRLGWIGIKALALTACMYLGTFFTNILDKRTRSKRASSPDTALARWRNYVLGPGTEELVFRSCMLATMKSFHPHASPTWLMLTTPLYFGIAHLHHAWEMYQAGGYTKRARTNALLTSALQFAYTTVFGWYANFLFMRTGTVWAPFLAHVLCNMMGLPRLAPFPHANSAQKAACACAHLAGLGAFMYALWPCTSTRMLAT, via the exons atgcacacGGCCTCTGCTCTCGCATGTAGTTCGTACGCCACCATCTATGTCGGCTCACTCTATGTGCTACCTCGTATATTCGCCTGGCTACGACGAAAACCATGCGCGAAGCATAGGCGTCGCGACGACCCCCCTGTGATCAAGCAACGTCTTGTGTCTGTGTGCGTGGCCACCGTCATCGACTTGCTCGTGACAGCGAGTCTGATAGGACGAACTACCGTCTTGCCTGTCAAGCAGCCATTTCGTGCACTGCATATCCTGAGCCTTATGGGACTGCCCTTCCCGCATCCGACGTTTCTGACATCGCGATATCTCCCTCTCGAACCATCGTTCCCGTCTTTCGTCACACGTCTCGGGTGGATCGGTATCAAGGCTTTGGCACTGACCGCCTGTATGTACTTGGGCACTTTCTTCACAAACATCTTGGACAAGCGCACGCGGTCTAAGAGAGCGTCCTCTCCTGACACGGCCCTGGCCCGTTGGCGGAACTATGTCCTA GGTCCTGGCACAGAAGAATTAGTTTTTCGATCATGCATGCTGGCGACCATGAAAAGCTTTCATCCGCATGCATCTCCCACATGGCTAATGCTAACGACACCTTTGTATTTTGGTATCGCCCACCTGCATCATGCCTGGGAAATGTACCAAGCTGGCGGATACACTAAGCGTGCACGTACCAATGCCCTTCTGACATCTGCTCTACAGTTTGCCTACACCACCGTTTTTGGTTGGTACGCAAACTTTCTGTTTATGCGCACTGGCACTGTATGGGCTCCCTTTTTAGCTCACGTTTTGTGCAACATGATGGGGCTGCCAAGGCTCGCACCGTTCCCGCACGCCAACTCCGCCCAGAAGGCGgcttgtgcatgcgcccatCTTGCGGGCCTCGGCGCCTTTATGTATGCCCTGTGGCCGTGCACATCTACCCGCATGTTGGCGACGTAA